In Helicobacter bilis, a genomic segment contains:
- the lpxB gene encoding lipid-A-disaccharide synthase has translation MQNITTNKDLITKSSTKELKIFVSALEPSSNLHLRNLAKVLPESCTLIGVCESEIGRQVLSPSEFAIMGFSDVAKKILFFKEAMQILSEAALTCDKILLMDSSSFHLRLAKKIREKNPNIPIMYYILPQVWAWKEWRAKEIERLFDKLACIWPFELHYYEKKARYVGHPLLDIYTESKQFYNKDSNIFVFMPGSRKSEIKKLMNDYRILAKKLLEKHENAILRLIIPEKFRGTKMMEIYGNIDMFHIVYNTQEGLSNASFAFVCAGTATLEASLMQIPFVLVYRAKWIDYFIARMFVKLNFVGLANIIYQAMLKENGKDIKKAGLGDDYLHEELLQNDCNAKNMLKAYENFEYERYFEGTSTLRKYLKHGSKDNVAKWLLEP, from the coding sequence ATGCAAAATATTACAACAAATAAAGATTTAATTACTAAATCTAGCACAAAAGAACTTAAAATCTTTGTCAGTGCGCTTGAGCCAAGCTCTAATCTACACTTAAGAAATCTCGCGAAAGTTTTGCCAGAATCTTGCACACTCATTGGTGTATGTGAAAGTGAGATAGGACGGCAAGTTTTAAGCCCTAGTGAGTTTGCCATTATGGGTTTTAGCGATGTGGCAAAAAAGATTCTATTCTTTAAAGAGGCTATGCAAATTCTTAGTGAAGCAGCCCTTACATGCGATAAGATTCTCTTAATGGATAGCTCATCATTTCATCTAAGACTTGCGAAAAAGATACGAGAGAAAAATCCAAATATTCCTATTATGTATTATATATTGCCGCAAGTGTGGGCGTGGAAAGAATGGCGTGCAAAAGAGATTGAGAGGCTATTTGATAAACTTGCGTGTATCTGGCCCTTTGAGCTGCACTATTATGAAAAAAAAGCACGATATGTAGGACATCCGCTACTTGATATTTATACAGAATCCAAGCAGTTTTATAATAAAGATTCTAATATCTTTGTATTTATGCCCGGTAGTCGCAAAAGTGAGATAAAAAAGCTGATGAATGATTATAGAATCTTAGCTAAAAAGCTTTTAGAAAAGCATGAAAATGCGATCTTAAGGCTTATTATCCCAGAGAAATTCCGCGGTACAAAAATGATGGAGATATATGGCAATATCGACATGTTTCATATTGTATATAATACGCAAGAGGGCTTAAGTAATGCGTCTTTTGCCTTTGTGTGTGCGGGGACTGCGACACTTGAGGCAAGTCTTATGCAGATTCCATTTGTGCTTGTCTATCGTGCAAAATGGATTGACTACTTTATCGCAAGAATGTTTGTAAAGCTAAATTTTGTTGGACTAGCAAATATTATCTATCAAGCTATGCTTAAAGAAAATGGCAAGGATATTAAAAAAGCTGGGCTTGGTGATGACTATTTACATGAAGAGCTTTTACAAAATGATTGTAATGCGAAAAATATGCTGAAAGCTTATGAAAACTTTGAGTATGAGAGATATTTTGAAGGCACTTCTACACTACGCAAATACTTAAAACATGGTAGCAAGGATAATGTGGCAAAATGGCTACTTGAGCCTTGA
- the galU gene encoding UTP--glucose-1-phosphate uridylyltransferase GalU, with protein sequence MIETCLFPAAGYGTRFLPATKAMPKEMLPILTKPLIQYGVEEALDAGCRTMAIVTGRGKRSIEDHFDISYELEHQIKDTSKETLLSEIRNIMETATFSYTRQKEMRGLGHAILTGETLVGKNPFAVILADDLCYSESEGVLTQMMRIYEKYRCSVVAIEEVDSNEVHKYGIIEADMLEDGIYKVKSMIEKPSVEKAPSNLAIIGRYILTPDIFNILRMTKPGINGELQITDALLEQAKLGRVIGYKFKGIRYDCGSIDGFVKATNDFYKRSQK encoded by the coding sequence ATGATAGAGACTTGTTTATTCCCCGCGGCAGGTTATGGCACGAGATTCTTACCTGCGACAAAGGCAATGCCAAAGGAAATGCTACCTATTCTTACCAAACCACTCATTCAATATGGCGTAGAGGAAGCCCTTGATGCAGGCTGCAGGACAATGGCGATTGTTACAGGGCGTGGTAAAAGAAGTATTGAGGACCATTTTGACATTAGCTATGAGTTAGAGCATCAAATAAAGGATACTTCAAAAGAGACTTTGCTAAGCGAGATACGAAACATTATGGAAACTGCTACTTTTAGTTACACACGGCAAAAGGAAATGCGAGGTTTGGGACATGCGATACTTACAGGCGAAACACTTGTGGGTAAGAATCCATTTGCAGTGATTTTAGCTGATGATTTATGTTATAGCGAGAGTGAGGGGGTGCTTACTCAAATGATGAGAATCTATGAAAAATATCGCTGTTCTGTCGTAGCTATCGAAGAAGTAGATTCTAATGAAGTCCATAAATACGGCATTATCGAAGCTGATATGCTAGAAGATGGAATCTATAAGGTAAAATCCATGATTGAAAAGCCTAGCGTTGAAAAAGCCCCAAGCAATCTAGCAATTATTGGCAGGTATATCTTAACGCCTGATATTTTCAATATTTTGCGTATGACAAAGCCCGGCATTAATGGTGAATTGCAAATTACAGATGCACTCTTAGAGCAAGCAAAGTTAGGCAGAGTTATCGGCTATAAATTCAAGGGAATCCGCTATGATTGCGGCAGTATCGATGGCTTTGTAAAAGCAACAAATGATTTTTATAAACGATCACAAAAGTAA